CTGTGAGGCCGGCGGCCTCGTCAAGGTCATGATAGGTCTACCGCAGGGGAAAAAGTAGATAGCAGCCTAATAGAATTTCTGCATCAGGGCAGGAGACGCCATAGAGAAAGCTATAGCCTCTCCTCCACCCGCTCGAGGATCTGGCGGCTGACGCGCCCCACCAGGGGCCTCGCCGCCTTGTTCACCGCCTTCTCCACCAGCTTGTTGCGCAGCACATAGGTGAGGGTCAGCGCCACCTCGGTGCCCTCCTTCACCGGGGTGAGTCGGTAGCAGCCCTGGTTCTCCACGCCGTCCAGCGACTCCCAGGAGAGCACCTCCGGTGCACGAGACTCGGTCACCGCCACGTCGAAGTGCCAGTCGCGGCCCACCGCCCGCACGTGCCAGCGGTAGCGATCTCCCCCCAGCGGCTCGATGGCGTGGATCAGGTCGGAATAGTCGGCGAAGTCCTCCACCCGCTCCAGCAGGGCGAAGACCCGCTCCGGCGGCGCCTTCAGGATCGCGCTGTGTTCGATGGTGGCCATATGGTGTTTCCCGGGCTCGGTCAGAACGGTAGAATTGCACGTTTTCCCTGCCCCGTATCATCAAGCAAAGGTCTTCTGCATGTCCACACCCAAGGTCGGTTTCGTCTCGCTCGGCTGCCCCAAGGCGCTGGTGGATTCCGAACGGATCCTCACCCAGCTGCGCACCGAGGGCTACGAGATCACCCCGAGCTATGACGACGCCGACGTGGTGGTGGTCAACACCTGCGGCTTCATCGACAGCGCCAAGGCGGAATCGCTCGACGCCATCGGCGAGGCGATCGCCGAGAACGGCCGGGTGATCGTCACCGGCTGCATGGGCGTGGAGGAAGGCGCGATCCGCGACGTGCACCCCAGCGTGCTGGCGGTAACCGGCCCCCAGCAGTACGAGCAGGTGGTGGGCGCCGTCCACGAGGTGGTGCCGCCCCGCCAGGACCACGACCCGCGCATCGACCTGGTACCGGCCCAGGGCGTCAAGCTCACCCCGCGCCACTACGCCTACCTGAAGATCTCCGAGGGCTGCAACCACAGCTGCAGCTTCTGCATTATCCCCTCCATGCGCGGCAAGCTGGTCAGCCGTCCGGTGGGCGAGGTGCTGAGCGAGGCCGAAGGGCTGAAGCGCGCCGGTGTCAAGGAGCTGCTGGTGATCTCCCAGGACACCAGCGCCTACGGGGTCGATCTCAAGTACCGCACCGGCTTCTGGAACGGCCGCCCGGTGAAGACCCGCATGACCGAGCTGTGCGAGGCGCTCGCCGAGCTCGGCATCTGGGTACGCCTGCACTACGTCTACCCTTACCCCCACGTGGACGAGCTGATCCCGCTGATGGCCGAAGGCAAGCTCCTGCCCTACCTGGATATCCCCTTCCAACACGCCAGCCCGAGGGTGCTCAAGGCGATGAAGCGCCCCGCCTTCGAGGACAGGACGCTGGAGCGCATCAAGCGCTGGCGAGAGATCTGCCCGGAGCTCACCATCCGCTCCACCTTTATCGTCGGCTTCCCCGGCGAGACCGAGGAGGACTTCCAGACCCTGCTCGACTGGCTCACCGAAGCCCAGCTCGACCGCGTCGGCTGCTTCCAGTACTCCCCGGTGGACGGCGCACCCGCCAACGACATGGAACTCGAGCCGGTGCCGGACGACGTCAAGCAGGAGCGCTGGGAGCGCTTCATGGCCCACCAGCAGCAGATCTCCGCCGCCCGCCTGCAGGCCAAGATCGGCCGCGAGATCGAGGTGCTGGTCGACGAGATCACCGACGAAGGCCCCATCGGCCGCAGCCACGCCGACGCCCCGGAGATCGACGGCATGGTGTTCCTCGACAGCGAGCAAGAACTCAGCCCCGGCCAGATCATTCGGGCGCGGGTGACCAACGCCGACGAGTATGACCTCTGGGCCGAGGTGGTTAACGCCTGAGCGTAGCGGATTCATGACCTTCGATCACGAACTCGACAGTAGAGAAATGGTACCGATGGTTGACGCCGATCTTCCCGAGATTCCTGCAGAGCTCGAAATCAGCATCGACGCCTTCCTGGAGGCGTCATTACGGCACATCCTCCAGCATGAGAGTGCCGACGCCTACTTCGCAGCGCTAGACGAAATCACCCGACGCAGCGGCGTTACCGAATGGTTCGATCCGCAGATGCCCTTCTGGCCGATCGCGCGCACCCTCTGGGACAACGCGCCGTTGCCCTCGCGGGGCTTCCGGCCGGACCCGCTTCCCGAGCCGAAACGCAACGACCCTTGCCCCTGCGGCTCGGGCAAGAAGTTCAAGCGCTGCTGCCAACCGCTGCGGCAGGAACTCCCCCTGGGCCTCGACGACGAGCTGCCGGTGCTGCGTATTGCCGCGTCACTCTTCACCGCCAAGCAGCGCAAGGAAGCCGCCAGCAAGGCACCGCCCAGGCTGCGGCTGGTGCTTGCCGAGTTGGAACTGGATGACAACCACCCCGGCAAGGCGCGCACCCAGCTGTTGAAACTGCTCAAGCAGGGCGTCCTGGAGGCCGACCTGCAGGCCCAGGCCGTCCATCTACTTGGCGACGCCTATAACGCCCTCGGCCACCACTCGGCCGGCGAGAAGGCGCTGAGCGATCTGCTCCCCAGCCTTAAGCCGCCGGCCGCCGCCGAGGCGCTCCACTGGCTGACGGGCCAGGCGCTGCTGGATGGCCGCCCCGCCGACGCCATGGCGTTGCTCCACCAGGCCGAGACGCTGGACCCGGACAACCTGTCCAACGGCCTCTTCAAGGTGGTCTGCCTGCGCGATATCGGCGCCGATGCCGAGGCCCAGCGTACCGCCCAGGAGTGGCTGCCGGTTGCCCGGGAACTGGGGCTCGAGGATGCCATCGCCTTCTTCGAGGAGCAGGCCAGCCTGGCCACCCTGCCGGACGACATCCCGGATGACGAGGATGAGCCCGAAGCGTTCGCCGACGACGCCCCGGAAGACGACCGCCTGATGGCCCTGTTCGGCGCGCCGGATGAGCTACTGAGGCCGATTGCCGTCCTGCTGAAGAGCGCACTCCGCCAGCCGCTCTACCCGGTCACATTCGAGCCGGGCCCGCCCGGCCCCGACGGCGATGGAGCCCAGTGGGTGCTGATGCTGCCACCCGAGGTCGAGCAGGCCCAGGCGGCTCTCTACCAGACTGGCAATCCACAGAACCCGCTGGACCCCGAGCTGATTCGCCAGCAACCGGCGCTGCTGCAGAGCCCCGACTTCCTACAGCAGCTCGATGCCTTTGCCGGCGCTGCCTTCAGCACCGCTCACGAGCAGTTCAACAAGGCGCTGCAGCGGCAGCAGGAGCGAGTGATTGCCCATATCCTGGACGCCCTGCCCGAGGGCGGCCAACTGCCCTGGGCATGGCTGGAACATCGCCCCCTGCTCAGGCTGATGATGCAGCACGCCCTCGACCAGGAGGACCAGGGCGCCGCCATTCGCGGCCTCTCGCAGCTGCTGGCCCTCTGCCCGAATGACAACCTTGGCGCGCGCGCCCCACTGGTCAACGCCCTGCTGCGCGATGGGCAGGATGAAGCGGCGCTGGCCATCTGTGAGCAGTTCCCAGACGACGCACTGGCAGAGACCCGCTATGGCCGAGTGCTGGCCCTGGTGCGACTCAACCGCCTGCATGACGCCGAAAAGGCCCTCTCCCAGGCCTATCGGGCGCTACCCAAGGTGCTCAACTACCTGATCGCCAGCAAACGCAAGCCGCCGAAGCTCGACCCCCAGCGCATGACCATCGGTGGCCCCGATCAGGCGTGGTATTACCGCCAGGAGATGCGCGACCTCTTCCAGGCCACCCCGGGTGCCCTTGGCTGGATGGACAGCATCAAGAAGCGGCTCAGGTAACTCTGCTATCCTTGACGACGCGTGCCCCTACCGGAGGTTGCCTTGACCCTCACTCGCAAGAAGCTGCCCATTGGCATCCAGACCTTCGCCGACATCATCAAGGGCGGCTACTACTACGTCGACAAGACACCCCACATCCATCGCCTGGTGGAAGAAGGCAAGTACTACTTTCTGTCGCGGCCGCGGCGCTTCGGCAAGAGCCTGCTGGTGGACACCCTGCGCTGCCTCTTCGAGGGCCGCGAAGCCCTGTTTAACGGTCTGTACATCCACGACAAGTGGGACTGGCGAGTTCAACACCCTGTCATCCGCCTGAGCTTTGCCGATGGCGTCATCGGCAGCCGTGAGGCCCTGGACCAGCACATCAACGAGCTGCTGCAGGCCGAAGCCACACGCCATGCCGTCGCCTTCGACAACATCTCCATTGCCGGCAGGTTTCGCGAGCTGATCCACAAGGCCCACCAACAGCATGGCCAGCGCGTCGTGATCCTGGTGGATGAGTACGACAAGCCGATCCTCGACAACCTGCTCACGCCCGAGCGCGCCCGCGAGCTGCGCGAGGGGCTCAAGAACCTCTACAGCGTGCTCAAGGATGCCGACCCGCACCTGGCCTTCGTGCTGCTCACCGGCGTCTCCAAGTTCAGCAAGGTCAGCCTCTTTTCCGGGCTAAACAACCTCAATGACATCACCCTGGATGCGCCCTTAGCCACGATCTGCGGCTACACCGACGAAGACATCGACAGCGTCTTCGCCCCAGAGCTTCAGGCGCTCGATCGCAACGAAATACGAGCCTGGTACAACGGCTACCGGTGGGGTGGACATGAGGCCCCCTCCGTCTACAATCCCTTCGATGTCCTGTTACTATTTCAGAAGCGCCTTTTCGGCGCCTACTGGTTCGAGAGCGCCACGCCGACCTTCCTGGTCGAGGTGCTCAAGCAGCGCGGTGTCTTTACTCCAGCGCTGACTGCCTGGCATAGCCGACCGGCACTGCTGAGCCGGTTCGACGTCGATGATATCGCCACCGAGGCGCTGCTGTTCCAGACCGGCTACCTGACCATCAAGGCCATACGCGAGGAAATCCCAAACCGCCCGATCTATGCACTGGGGTTTCCCAATCAGGAGGTAGAGGCCAGTCTCAACGAAGCGCTGTTGCCGGTACTGGGCATCAACAACGACAGCCTCGACGAGCTGATGGTACGACTGCCTCGCCTGCTGAAAACCGCCGACCTGCCAGGCCTGGAAGCCCACCTCAAGGCGCTCTTCGCCGGCCTGCCCCACGACTGGTATCGAAACAACCCGATTGCGAAGTATGAGGGGCATTACGCCAGCGTCTTCTACAGCCACTTCGCCGCCCTGGGCCTGCGAGTCACCGTGGAAGACGCCAGCCACCACGGCCGCGTCGACATGGCCGTCGATTTTGCCGGCCACCTCTACCTGTTCGAGTTCAAGGTGGTGGAGCAGCTCCCCGAAGGCCGCGCATTACAGCAGATCAAGGACAAGGGCTACGCCGACAAGTACCGCGGCCAGGGCAAGGTGATACATCTGATCGGGGTGGAGTTTTCAAGCGACAAGCGCCAGATCGTGGGTTTCGAGGTGGAAACGGATGCAGGCTGATTCCCACCGCCATGGGCGCTACTGCATCCCAAGCCACCGAGGCTGTTGGTTCTGGTGCGAGCCACGCTCCGCGGGGCGAATGAACCGTTCACCGACACAGAGGTAGCCGCGTTGTCACTTCGCAAGCGTCTAGGAAGGTCGCTGGCCGAAGCCTGGTTCGATTACGCGCCAAAGCCACTCGAGCCCGAGACCATCCGCAAGGCCGTGGTGTTCATTCCCAAATCCATCGGGGATGGCATGGCGGTCTTCCCGGTGATTCGCGCCTTGCAGGCTCGCTCGCTGGAGTGGCTGGGCATCGTCGCCTCGGCCAGGAACGCCGCGGTCTTCGAGCCGCTCCAGGGTGATGGAGTCGAGCTCTTCGTCATTCCACGAGACCGCGACTACCGCCAGGTGAGGCAAACGGCTCGTTCGATTCGCCAACGCTGCGGCCGGGTCGATCTCTGCGTCGATGCCACGCTGGCGGCCTCCTCGCCGGCGATTCATTTCGTCGGCACCCTCAAGGCACGCATGAACCTTCAGCTCAGCAGCTCAACCATGCGAGCCTACGCCCCACTCTGCAACGAGGTGACCACCGAGCTACCCACTACCCCGCTGCCCGGCAGCTGGTCACGCCTGATGGCCCGCGCCGGCATCGCCGACGTCCCCGCCAGGTACGAGCTGCCGATCGCCGCAGAAGTGGAAGAGGAAGTCATCGCGCTGACGGCCGACCTGGGACGCTACGTGGCATTCAATCTGGACGGGAGCATACCCGAGCGCTCCATACCGCTGGACCAGGCCCGACGGCTCAGCTCCATTCTCCATCGCTCCAGCCAGCTACCGGTGGTCATCCCGTGCGCTCCTGGCGGTGAGCCAAAAGCACTGGAGCTGGCCGCCACCATGCCTGATGTCCATGTGGTACCAACCGCGCGGACCGTCCCCGTCCCGCACAGCGCGGCCATCATCAAGCACGCAGAGCTGCTGGTTTCTCCCGATACGGCCGCCATCCATATGGCCAGTGCTTTCGATCGCCCCACCCTGGGCATCTACCTGGCCGAGCCCTCGTTCTGGCAGCCGCTGGCCACCCATAGCCGCACTGTGACAGCCTCCTCCCTACCCCTGCTCGATGACCAGGCGTTCGAGCAGGCCCTGACCGAGCTTCTGGCGTTGCGCGCCACACCCGAACCTGCAGAAGGAAAAGCGGATTCATGACAGCATCGAACCCCATCCATATCTTCAACGGGTTCAGAACACCCTATGGTGGCAGCGAACAGGAAGCCTTGACCCTCTGGCGCCAACTTGCCCCCCATGCCGACGTGCACGCCTGGGCAGCCTCGTCACGGGCAGATAGCACACTGCTGGCCTCACAGGGCATCAAGGCCATCGAGCCCCACAAGGGAAATCGGCCAGGCGGCGGCACCTATGTCTTTGTCGGCTCCCACTGGCGCAACAAGCTGTGGCCCTACCTGATCCCCAAGCCCAGGCGGCTGATCTATATCTACAACACCTTTCACCCCAAACATCTCGAGCTCACGCAGCGCATGCCGCGCCTGCTCGGCTGGCCATCGGCAGAGCATGTAGTGATCTCGGAGTTCCAACGCCGAGAGCTCGGCATCCGGGCGGAGGCGCATCCATCGCCTATCGACCTGGCCACCTTCGCACCCGCATCACGGCGTGCTCCGGGCCCCCTGCGCATAGGCCGCATGAGCCGAGATACACCGGACAAGCACGACGAGGAGGATAGTGCCGTCTATCAGCAGCTGGCAGAGAGGGGCATCGAGGTGATCCTCCAGGGCGCCACCTCGATTCAGTCTCGACTTTCCAGGCACCCGAACATCAAGGTTCTCCCGACGG
The Halomonas alkalicola DNA segment above includes these coding regions:
- a CDS encoding SRPBCC family protein — its product is MATIEHSAILKAPPERVFALLERVEDFADYSDLIHAIEPLGGDRYRWHVRAVGRDWHFDVAVTESRAPEVLSWESLDGVENQGCYRLTPVKEGTEVALTLTYVLRNKLVEKAVNKAARPLVGRVSRQILERVEERL
- a CDS encoding ATP-binding protein, which translates into the protein MTLTRKKLPIGIQTFADIIKGGYYYVDKTPHIHRLVEEGKYYFLSRPRRFGKSLLVDTLRCLFEGREALFNGLYIHDKWDWRVQHPVIRLSFADGVIGSREALDQHINELLQAEATRHAVAFDNISIAGRFRELIHKAHQQHGQRVVILVDEYDKPILDNLLTPERARELREGLKNLYSVLKDADPHLAFVLLTGVSKFSKVSLFSGLNNLNDITLDAPLATICGYTDEDIDSVFAPELQALDRNEIRAWYNGYRWGGHEAPSVYNPFDVLLLFQKRLFGAYWFESATPTFLVEVLKQRGVFTPALTAWHSRPALLSRFDVDDIATEALLFQTGYLTIKAIREEIPNRPIYALGFPNQEVEASLNEALLPVLGINNDSLDELMVRLPRLLKTADLPGLEAHLKALFAGLPHDWYRNNPIAKYEGHYASVFYSHFAALGLRVTVEDASHHGRVDMAVDFAGHLYLFEFKVVEQLPEGRALQQIKDKGYADKYRGQGKVIHLIGVEFSSDKRQIVGFEVETDAG
- a CDS encoding SEC-C domain-containing protein, which translates into the protein MVDADLPEIPAELEISIDAFLEASLRHILQHESADAYFAALDEITRRSGVTEWFDPQMPFWPIARTLWDNAPLPSRGFRPDPLPEPKRNDPCPCGSGKKFKRCCQPLRQELPLGLDDELPVLRIAASLFTAKQRKEAASKAPPRLRLVLAELELDDNHPGKARTQLLKLLKQGVLEADLQAQAVHLLGDAYNALGHHSAGEKALSDLLPSLKPPAAAEALHWLTGQALLDGRPADAMALLHQAETLDPDNLSNGLFKVVCLRDIGADAEAQRTAQEWLPVARELGLEDAIAFFEEQASLATLPDDIPDDEDEPEAFADDAPEDDRLMALFGAPDELLRPIAVLLKSALRQPLYPVTFEPGPPGPDGDGAQWVLMLPPEVEQAQAALYQTGNPQNPLDPELIRQQPALLQSPDFLQQLDAFAGAAFSTAHEQFNKALQRQQERVIAHILDALPEGGQLPWAWLEHRPLLRLMMQHALDQEDQGAAIRGLSQLLALCPNDNLGARAPLVNALLRDGQDEAALAICEQFPDDALAETRYGRVLALVRLNRLHDAEKALSQAYRALPKVLNYLIASKRKPPKLDPQRMTIGGPDQAWYYRQEMRDLFQATPGALGWMDSIKKRLR
- a CDS encoding glycosyltransferase family 9 protein, encoding MSLRKRLGRSLAEAWFDYAPKPLEPETIRKAVVFIPKSIGDGMAVFPVIRALQARSLEWLGIVASARNAAVFEPLQGDGVELFVIPRDRDYRQVRQTARSIRQRCGRVDLCVDATLAASSPAIHFVGTLKARMNLQLSSSTMRAYAPLCNEVTTELPTTPLPGSWSRLMARAGIADVPARYELPIAAEVEEEVIALTADLGRYVAFNLDGSIPERSIPLDQARRLSSILHRSSQLPVVIPCAPGGEPKALELAATMPDVHVVPTARTVPVPHSAAIIKHAELLVSPDTAAIHMASAFDRPTLGIYLAEPSFWQPLATHSRTVTASSLPLLDDQAFEQALTELLALRATPEPAEGKADS
- the rimO gene encoding 30S ribosomal protein S12 methylthiotransferase RimO codes for the protein MSTPKVGFVSLGCPKALVDSERILTQLRTEGYEITPSYDDADVVVVNTCGFIDSAKAESLDAIGEAIAENGRVIVTGCMGVEEGAIRDVHPSVLAVTGPQQYEQVVGAVHEVVPPRQDHDPRIDLVPAQGVKLTPRHYAYLKISEGCNHSCSFCIIPSMRGKLVSRPVGEVLSEAEGLKRAGVKELLVISQDTSAYGVDLKYRTGFWNGRPVKTRMTELCEALAELGIWVRLHYVYPYPHVDELIPLMAEGKLLPYLDIPFQHASPRVLKAMKRPAFEDRTLERIKRWREICPELTIRSTFIVGFPGETEEDFQTLLDWLTEAQLDRVGCFQYSPVDGAPANDMELEPVPDDVKQERWERFMAHQQQISAARLQAKIGREIEVLVDEITDEGPIGRSHADAPEIDGMVFLDSEQELSPGQIIRARVTNADEYDLWAEVVNA
- a CDS encoding glycosyltransferase family 4 protein; the encoded protein is MTASNPIHIFNGFRTPYGGSEQEALTLWRQLAPHADVHAWAASSRADSTLLASQGIKAIEPHKGNRPGGGTYVFVGSHWRNKLWPYLIPKPRRLIYIYNTFHPKHLELTQRMPRLLGWPSAEHVVISEFQRRELGIRAEAHPSPIDLATFAPASRRAPGPLRIGRMSRDTPDKHDEEDSAVYQQLAERGIEVILQGATSIQSRLSRHPNIKVLPTGAMPAREFLQHLDILYYRSGTHLETFGRVVFEAMACGIPVVCHRRGGYVEHIQHGANGLLFDTADEALEQLGLLIDSVELRRKLGEGGRQYAHQLFSEAAMGQRLAFYLR